The following proteins are encoded in a genomic region of Chryseobacterium cucumeris:
- a CDS encoding zinc-dependent metalloprotease, translating into MKNYRLALYLGLAMASPMAIAQKKDKDTVKVNKEKTDKTETSSSKKTKKIEDLIKKGTYKKGLFNTIQVKTDIYFEIPDSLMGRQFLVVNKLSQVPMQVNEAGLNKGMNYENKVISFYRDPVAKKVWVKTMVPKVSSPKNDAITKSVKDNFSESVIEVFDIEAQNNDSTAVAIKVNKVFDGNQKSFNDVLANVGLGGSVKSSLSYIEGVKTFPKNLVVKSQLSTSVNEGGVDLPVTLGVTTNLVLLSKIPMKPRVSDSRVGFFSEKHWSFNDNQQKMDEKFFITKWNLEPKDEDKEKYLKGELVEPKKPIVYYIDPATPKQWREKIIAGVHDWQAAFEQAGFKNAVIAKMPDEKDEDFDIDDVRYSVITYAASPKSNAMGPSVVDPRSGEIIEADIIWWHNVMTSLHDWMRIQTGPIDPKARGNKFSDEHMGEAIRFVSSHEVGHTFGLKHNMGASFAFPVESLRSKEFTDKMGGTAPSIMDYARYNYVAQPEDGVTAITPKIGLYDKYAIEWGYRWYPDEFVEKKALKNLIEKHEDDPMYFYGEQQSYLETIDPRSQSEDLGDDAMKASEYGIKNLKVVINNLLKWMYEDGKEYTDAGKLYLGVIGQWDLYTGHVMANVGGIYLNNTVFGNKKKAYEAVPAEIQRRAVDYLVKNAINLPEWLFFNPITEKTYPVKDSPMGPFEQTPYTMARGMQYANIYSLFMDDRLLRLLENELKHQVSGSKEEIYTVENLFDQVRTAIFSKKGSLTMLEKMTQKNYVDALIVSVNKLFEKTAVKGLKVDDTLNMPTICNFHEDDHGLRNINYSSMKRVSEVTTYKRAELQKVLDLLNRTRYRGDDASRAHYTDLIIRIQEALNK; encoded by the coding sequence ATGAAGAATTACAGGCTGGCACTGTATCTCGGTCTTGCTATGGCCTCACCAATGGCAATAGCACAGAAAAAAGATAAAGATACGGTAAAGGTCAACAAAGAAAAAACGGATAAGACAGAAACCTCTTCCTCCAAGAAAACCAAAAAGATTGAAGACCTGATCAAAAAAGGAACCTATAAAAAAGGACTTTTTAATACCATTCAGGTAAAAACGGATATTTATTTTGAAATCCCGGACAGTTTGATGGGGCGTCAGTTTTTGGTGGTCAATAAACTTTCTCAGGTACCCATGCAGGTCAATGAGGCTGGTTTGAACAAAGGAATGAACTATGAGAATAAGGTCATCTCTTTTTACCGTGATCCTGTAGCTAAAAAAGTATGGGTAAAAACGATGGTACCTAAAGTGTCATCCCCAAAAAATGACGCCATTACAAAATCTGTGAAAGATAACTTTTCAGAATCTGTGATTGAAGTCTTTGATATTGAAGCACAAAACAACGACTCTACGGCTGTAGCCATTAAAGTGAACAAAGTTTTTGACGGAAATCAGAAAAGTTTTAATGATGTTTTGGCTAATGTAGGATTGGGTGGATCTGTGAAGTCAAGTCTTTCTTACATAGAAGGTGTGAAGACTTTTCCTAAAAACCTTGTGGTGAAGTCCCAATTGTCCACTTCTGTCAATGAAGGCGGGGTAGATCTTCCGGTAACTTTAGGCGTTACAACCAATCTGGTTCTGCTTTCTAAAATACCGATGAAACCAAGAGTATCGGATTCAAGAGTAGGATTTTTCTCCGAAAAACACTGGTCGTTTAATGACAACCAGCAAAAAATGGATGAGAAATTCTTTATTACCAAATGGAATCTTGAACCGAAGGACGAGGACAAAGAAAAATATTTAAAAGGTGAGCTGGTAGAGCCTAAGAAACCGATTGTTTATTATATCGATCCGGCAACTCCGAAACAATGGCGTGAAAAGATTATCGCCGGAGTACATGACTGGCAGGCGGCGTTTGAGCAGGCAGGATTCAAAAATGCAGTGATTGCGAAAATGCCGGATGAGAAAGATGAAGATTTTGATATTGATGATGTAAGATATTCTGTAATTACTTACGCCGCGTCGCCAAAGTCAAATGCAATGGGGCCATCAGTAGTAGACCCGAGAAGTGGGGAAATTATCGAAGCAGATATAATCTGGTGGCATAATGTAATGACTTCTCTTCATGACTGGATGAGAATTCAAACAGGACCTATTGACCCTAAAGCAAGAGGAAATAAATTCAGTGATGAACATATGGGAGAAGCGATCCGTTTTGTTTCATCCCATGAGGTAGGGCACACTTTCGGACTGAAGCACAATATGGGAGCATCCTTTGCATTCCCGGTAGAGTCGCTTCGTTCCAAAGAATTTACAGACAAAATGGGTGGTACGGCACCTTCCATTATGGATTATGCCCGTTACAATTATGTAGCTCAGCCGGAAGATGGTGTTACAGCAATCACTCCGAAAATTGGTCTTTACGATAAATATGCCATCGAGTGGGGGTACCGTTGGTATCCGGATGAATTCGTAGAGAAGAAAGCGCTGAAAAACTTAATTGAAAAACATGAAGATGACCCGATGTACTTCTATGGAGAGCAGCAGAGCTACCTGGAAACCATTGATCCGCGTTCGCAGTCTGAAGATTTAGGTGATGATGCGATGAAAGCCAGCGAGTACGGAATCAAAAACCTGAAAGTGGTAATTAACAACCTCCTGAAATGGATGTATGAAGATGGTAAAGAATACACAGATGCCGGAAAACTGTATCTGGGAGTAATCGGGCAGTGGGATTTGTATACAGGTCATGTGATGGCGAATGTAGGAGGAATTTATCTGAACAATACTGTTTTTGGTAACAAGAAGAAAGCCTATGAAGCTGTACCTGCAGAAATTCAGAGAAGAGCAGTTGATTATCTTGTTAAAAATGCCATCAACCTTCCGGAATGGTTATTCTTTAATCCGATTACAGAAAAAACGTATCCGGTTAAGGATTCACCAATGGGACCATTCGAGCAGACACCATATACCATGGCAAGAGGAATGCAGTATGCAAATATCTATTCTTTGTTTATGGATGACAGATTGTTGAGGTTACTTGAAAATGAGCTGAAACATCAGGTGTCTGGCTCTAAAGAAGAAATCTATACGGTTGAAAATTTATTTGATCAGGTTAGAACTGCCATTTTCAGTAAAAAAGGAAGCCTTACGATGCTTGAGAAAATGACTCAGAAAAATTATGTGGATGCTTTGATTGTCTCTGTGAACAAATTATTTGAAAAAACAGCAGTGAAAGGATTGAAAGTAGATGATACTTTGAATATGCCTACCATCTGTAATTTTCATGAAGATGATCATGGTTTGAGGAATATCAATTATTCATCCATGAAAAGAGTATCTGAAGTGACAACTTACAAGAGAGCAGAACTTCAGAAAGTTCTGGATTTACTGAACAGAACAAGGTACAGAGGTGATGATGCTTCCAGAGCACATTACACAGATTTAATCATTCGTATACAAGAGGCTTTAAACAAATAA
- a CDS encoding exo-beta-N-acetylmuramidase NamZ domain-containing protein, which produces MNLDFKIKNLLLICLIFLGVFNQYYSQTQVQPDFKTGADQPEIYLPLLKNKTIGVVTNQTGLMSDKTHLVDFLVKNGIKIKSIFAPEHGFRGDADAGAKVKNGVDVKTGIPIVSLYGNNKKPKPEQLSGIDVVVFDIQDVGVRFYTYISTLSYLMEAGAENNVEIMVLDRPNPHDGYTDGPVLRKKWASFVGLHEVPVVYGLTIGEYGKMVNGEKWLKNQVQAKYTLVPMKNYHKKQRYPILDKPSPNLPNDKAINLYPSLCFFEGTQVSVGRGTDLPFQIYGSPWTENLPYQFTPKPSYGAKDPFLNGKLCYGENLSSYPKDLRELNLEWVIKAYQNYKNPQQDFFLKNLWFDTLSGTDELRKQIIAGKSIPEIKASWKKDLESFEKIRTRYVVYED; this is translated from the coding sequence ATGAATTTAGATTTCAAAATTAAAAATTTACTTCTGATTTGCCTAATTTTTTTAGGAGTATTCAACCAATATTATTCTCAGACTCAAGTTCAACCGGATTTTAAAACGGGTGCCGACCAGCCTGAAATTTACTTGCCGCTGTTAAAAAATAAAACAATAGGGGTGGTAACCAATCAGACAGGTTTAATGAGTGATAAAACCCACCTGGTTGATTTTCTTGTAAAAAACGGAATTAAAATCAAGTCTATTTTCGCTCCTGAACATGGTTTCAGAGGAGATGCAGATGCAGGTGCAAAAGTGAAGAACGGAGTAGATGTGAAGACCGGAATTCCCATTGTTTCACTATATGGAAATAATAAAAAACCAAAGCCGGAACAGCTTTCCGGAATTGATGTAGTTGTTTTTGATATTCAGGATGTTGGAGTGAGGTTTTACACGTATATTTCCACTTTGTCTTACCTGATGGAGGCCGGCGCTGAAAACAATGTGGAGATCATGGTTTTAGATCGTCCCAATCCGCATGACGGATATACCGACGGTCCTGTATTGAGGAAAAAATGGGCAAGTTTTGTCGGACTTCACGAAGTTCCTGTAGTATATGGACTGACAATAGGAGAGTATGGAAAGATGGTAAACGGAGAGAAATGGCTTAAAAATCAAGTACAGGCGAAATATACGCTTGTTCCGATGAAGAATTATCATAAAAAACAGCGTTACCCAATACTTGATAAACCTTCTCCTAATTTACCCAATGATAAAGCGATTAATTTATATCCAAGCCTTTGCTTTTTTGAAGGTACTCAGGTTTCTGTAGGAAGAGGAACAGATCTTCCTTTCCAGATTTATGGTTCTCCATGGACGGAAAACCTGCCCTATCAGTTTACGCCGAAACCAAGCTATGGTGCCAAAGATCCTTTCCTGAACGGGAAGCTGTGTTATGGTGAAAACCTTTCCAGTTATCCTAAAGATTTAAGAGAACTGAATCTTGAATGGGTAATCAAAGCCTATCAGAATTATAAAAATCCACAGCAGGATTTCTTCCTGAAAAATCTGTGGTTTGATACTTTATCCGGAACTGATGAATTGAGAAAACAGATCATCGCAGGAAAATCAATTCCGGAAATTAAAGCTTCATGGAAAAAAGATCTGGAAAGTTTCGAAAAGATCAGAACCAGATATGTGGTGTACGAAGATTAA
- a CDS encoding ABC transporter permease: MKFPLYFSRKIAFSKDNKNNLSRVIIFIGRLSVALGIIVSLITVATGFGSKKAIKERLADFSGHITVRSTRSNSSYNTSVLDNQGLNIAKIKELPDVESTQKYVTVTGIMRNEHNFAGIIFKGIGKDFDSLRFKKFLIAGTTPKVTEKGFNSDVAISQKVANDLHLKLNDSIVTVFLKADQKPLYRKFRVIGIYRTDIKLIDEQFVIGGINHARKIQDMKPDEIGGIDIFLKNVNDIDKDFPDIEKLIGYKNYAEKATEKFPQITDWISIFDTNIALIIIIMLIVVVINIIMVLLILIIERTNSIGLLKTLGASNSQIRATFINYTLIIMIPGLLYGNAIGLGLILIQKFFGVIKLNPENYYVSTVPVDLNPIAIVSISVGILIISGLALIIPSYLISKISPVKAIKYN; the protein is encoded by the coding sequence TTGAAATTTCCTTTATATTTCTCTAGAAAAATAGCATTTTCCAAAGATAACAAAAATAACCTTTCAAGGGTTATCATCTTCATTGGCAGGCTTTCCGTAGCATTGGGAATTATTGTTTCCCTCATTACCGTAGCCACCGGTTTTGGTTCAAAAAAAGCTATCAAAGAAAGGCTGGCTGATTTCAGCGGACATATTACCGTAAGATCCACAAGATCCAATTCTTCATACAATACTTCTGTACTGGACAATCAGGGACTGAATATTGCCAAGATAAAAGAACTTCCCGATGTGGAAAGCACTCAAAAATATGTAACAGTTACCGGAATTATGCGTAATGAGCACAATTTCGCAGGCATTATATTTAAAGGAATCGGTAAGGATTTTGATAGTTTAAGATTTAAAAAATTCCTTATAGCCGGAACAACTCCGAAGGTAACAGAAAAAGGATTCAATAGTGATGTAGCGATTTCTCAGAAAGTAGCCAATGACCTTCATCTTAAATTGAATGACAGCATTGTAACCGTATTTTTAAAAGCTGATCAGAAACCGCTTTACCGTAAGTTCAGAGTTATCGGAATTTACAGAACGGATATCAAGCTCATTGACGAGCAATTCGTTATCGGCGGTATCAATCATGCCAGAAAAATTCAGGATATGAAACCTGATGAAATTGGCGGAATCGATATCTTCCTGAAGAATGTGAATGATATCGACAAAGATTTTCCTGACATTGAGAAACTGATCGGGTATAAAAATTATGCTGAGAAAGCGACAGAAAAATTCCCGCAGATTACAGACTGGATCAGTATTTTTGATACCAATATTGCTTTGATCATTATTATTATGCTTATCGTAGTGGTCATCAATATCATTATGGTTTTGCTGATCCTTATTATCGAAAGAACCAATTCTATTGGTCTTCTCAAAACATTAGGCGCAAGCAATTCACAGATAAGAGCTACCTTTATCAATTATACCCTGATTATTATGATTCCAGGGCTTTTGTACGGAAATGCTATCGGATTGGGATTGATTTTAATCCAGAAATTCTTTGGAGTTATCAAGCTGAATCCTGAAAATTATTATGTAAGCACCGTTCCGGTAGATCTTAACCCTATTGCTATTGTCTCCATCTCAGTAGGAATTCTTATTATCTCAGGACTGGCTTTGATTATTCCGAGCTACCTGATCAGTAAGATTTCTCCGGTGAAAGCGATTAAGTACAACTAA
- a CDS encoding PLP-dependent cysteine synthase family protein: MKYAKNILETIGNTPLVKLNKVLGEDFPALVLAKVETFNPGNSVKDRMALKMIEDAEKDGRLKPGGTIIEGTSGNTGMGLALAAIIKGYKCIFVTNSKQSKEKCDILRAVGAEVIVCPTDVKPTDPRSYYSVSKRLAKETENGWYVNQYDNLSNRAAHYESTAPEIWEQTEGKLTHFVVGAGTGGTITGCGTFFKEKNPDIKVIGVDTYGSILKEFHETGELHYDHAYTYITEGIGEDIIPENYDMSVIDHFEKVTDKDGAIYARKLAKEEGIFCGYSAGSAIASLIQMKDQFTKDDVIVVLLHDHGSRYVGKIYNDEWMKEMGWLEESK; the protein is encoded by the coding sequence ATGAAATACGCAAAAAATATCCTTGAAACGATAGGTAACACACCGCTGGTAAAGCTTAACAAAGTATTAGGTGAAGATTTTCCGGCATTGGTATTAGCAAAAGTAGAGACCTTCAATCCCGGAAACTCCGTAAAGGACAGAATGGCTCTTAAAATGATAGAGGATGCCGAAAAAGACGGCAGATTAAAACCTGGAGGAACCATTATTGAAGGAACTTCCGGAAATACAGGAATGGGACTGGCTTTGGCAGCCATCATCAAAGGGTACAAATGTATCTTTGTAACCAATTCAAAACAGTCAAAGGAAAAATGTGACATTCTTCGTGCTGTAGGGGCTGAAGTAATTGTTTGCCCTACCGACGTAAAACCTACCGATCCGCGTTCTTATTATTCAGTTTCCAAAAGACTGGCAAAAGAAACGGAAAACGGATGGTATGTCAACCAATATGATAACCTGTCCAACAGAGCTGCTCACTACGAATCTACCGCTCCGGAAATCTGGGAACAGACAGAAGGAAAACTGACTCATTTTGTAGTAGGAGCCGGAACAGGAGGTACAATCACCGGGTGCGGAACATTTTTCAAAGAAAAAAATCCGGACATCAAAGTAATCGGAGTGGATACTTATGGCTCTATTCTGAAAGAATTCCACGAAACAGGTGAGCTTCATTATGATCACGCTTACACTTATATCACAGAAGGAATCGGGGAAGATATCATTCCTGAAAACTATGATATGTCTGTAATTGATCATTTTGAAAAAGTAACGGATAAAGACGGTGCTATCTATGCCAGAAAACTGGCGAAAGAGGAAGGTATTTTCTGTGGATATTCTGCCGGAAGTGCTATTGCATCTTTGATTCAGATGAAAGATCAGTTCACAAAAGATGATGTCATTGTTGTTTTACTTCATGACCATGGCTCAAGATATGTAGGAAAAATCTACAATGACGAGTGGATGAAGGAAATGGGATGGCTGGAAGAAAGCAAATAA
- a CDS encoding DUF3575 domain-containing protein: MKYKLLAAGILAFLSTTTLSAQEQEQGGQDKSLYIKGNALFAPIGILNLGIEKQISPKYTLQGDVFISPWKSFAGHKLQFYSVSAEGRYYFTEAFKHWYVGANVAVAAYNATKWSYWNDNTFENWNGEILKNSNLYQKGFSVMLGVTAGYQFQLSERWNLDIYGTIGTSQGFYKGYDKSTGRRYDSAKEFNKSGEIIPYRGGVMISYKLK; the protein is encoded by the coding sequence ATGAAATATAAATTATTAGCAGCAGGCATTTTAGCTTTCCTGTCTACAACTACGTTGAGCGCTCAGGAACAGGAACAAGGAGGACAGGATAAAAGTTTATACATAAAAGGGAATGCTTTATTTGCTCCGATAGGGATTTTAAACCTGGGAATAGAAAAACAGATCAGTCCGAAATATACCCTTCAGGGAGATGTTTTCATTTCACCATGGAAATCTTTCGCAGGACACAAACTACAGTTTTACTCAGTTTCTGCAGAAGGAAGATATTATTTTACTGAAGCTTTCAAACACTGGTACGTAGGTGCAAACGTAGCTGTTGCTGCTTACAATGCCACAAAATGGAGTTATTGGAATGACAACACCTTTGAAAACTGGAATGGAGAAATCCTTAAAAACTCCAACCTGTACCAGAAAGGATTTTCTGTAATGCTGGGAGTTACAGCAGGATACCAGTTTCAATTATCCGAGCGCTGGAATCTTGATATTTACGGAACAATCGGAACATCACAAGGATTTTATAAAGGGTACGACAAATCTACAGGAAGGCGTTACGATTCTGCCAAGGAATTCAATAAAAGCGGTGAAATCATCCCCTACAGAGGCGGTGTCATGATTTCTTATAAATTAAAATAA
- a CDS encoding histidine kinase, which translates to MIINFKHALSKKSIYITALSACLIAVAAFAVLSLLITEDSRKNTDDFAKKTFFRKYESIEHEFRNIEDYQYLLRALIQKDGLKNYKDYSSVLNELNKKRNLLPYSWYYYENTTSGKTDSNNPLSGIFRKTDRKENSIVIKNNGPGHFKDLLLTKKDSMYWISYDSLILPDKNKLYYGSTVSLDDLHQYFINVDKSSNTYAYVFTKEGICITHPEKKYIGKNIFDFTDIKANDTLTSKTEAGYTKGTAVSEYLGVEVTRFIKPLKTDNFDGYTVVNHVNFIIDENISKIKTYTVYIFLAALFLIVTVFILFQRATSLAYQEKEKIQSEKNLLLVENEKMHKAEVINQLQQLKNNINPHFLFNSLNSLYMLIGINKENAQKFTMNLSRIYRYLIVPPKDNIVPVSQEIKFIQHYMELLKSRFDEELKFELIINAPESLEKRIPYLSLQIVTENATKHNIATMDQPLEIIIIVDEDGITVKNTLQPKTETVQGEKFGIEYLNQVYGYFKNNLLHISVDSEYFVCFLPLMK; encoded by the coding sequence TTGATTATTAATTTTAAGCACGCCTTATCCAAAAAATCCATTTATATCACCGCTTTATCTGCCTGCCTGATCGCAGTAGCAGCATTTGCTGTTTTGAGTCTTTTGATCACAGAAGACAGCCGTAAGAATACCGATGATTTTGCAAAGAAAACATTCTTCCGAAAGTATGAATCGATAGAACATGAATTCAGAAATATTGAGGATTATCAGTATCTGCTTCGCGCACTAATTCAAAAGGACGGACTGAAGAATTACAAGGATTATTCTTCGGTTTTAAATGAATTAAATAAAAAAAGAAATCTGCTGCCCTATAGCTGGTATTATTATGAAAACACCACTTCAGGAAAAACAGATAGTAATAATCCTTTATCCGGTATTTTCAGGAAGACAGATCGTAAAGAGAATTCTATTGTGATAAAGAATAACGGACCGGGACATTTTAAAGACCTTTTGCTTACCAAAAAGGACAGCATGTATTGGATTAGTTACGATTCTTTGATACTACCTGATAAAAACAAATTGTACTATGGCTCTACCGTAAGCCTGGATGATCTTCATCAATATTTTATTAATGTCGATAAAAGTTCCAATACCTACGCTTATGTCTTTACCAAAGAAGGAATCTGTATTACCCATCCTGAGAAGAAGTATATCGGAAAGAATATTTTTGACTTTACAGATATTAAAGCTAATGATACACTGACCAGCAAAACTGAAGCAGGATATACTAAAGGAACAGCCGTTTCAGAATATCTGGGAGTGGAGGTAACACGCTTTATAAAACCATTGAAGACTGATAATTTTGATGGATACACGGTAGTGAACCATGTAAATTTTATTATTGACGAAAATATCAGCAAGATAAAAACCTATACTGTTTATATTTTTCTGGCAGCGTTGTTTCTCATTGTAACGGTCTTTATATTGTTTCAGAGAGCAACCAGCCTGGCTTATCAGGAAAAAGAAAAAATACAGTCTGAGAAGAATTTATTGTTGGTAGAAAACGAAAAGATGCACAAAGCAGAAGTGATCAATCAGCTTCAGCAGCTTAAAAATAATATCAATCCCCATTTTCTTTTCAATTCATTGAATTCCCTTTATATGTTGATCGGGATCAATAAAGAAAATGCACAGAAATTTACCATGAATCTTTCCAGGATTTACAGGTATCTTATAGTGCCTCCAAAAGACAATATTGTTCCTGTTTCGCAGGAAATTAAATTTATACAGCACTATATGGAACTTCTGAAAAGCAGGTTTGATGAAGAACTGAAGTTTGAATTGATTATTAATGCTCCTGAAAGTCTTGAAAAAAGAATTCCCTATTTATCCCTTCAGATAGTCACGGAAAATGCGACCAAACATAATATTGCAACGATGGATCAGCCTTTGGAAATTATCATTATCGTTGATGAGGACGGGATCACGGTAAAGAATACCTTGCAGCCTAAGACGGAAACGGTACAGGGAGAGAAATTCGGAATTGAATATTTGAATCAGGTTTATGGATATTTTAAGAATAATCTTCTTCATATTTCTGTAGATAGTGAATATTTCGTATGTTTTTTGCCTTTAATGAAGTAA
- a CDS encoding thioredoxin family protein — protein MKKIISGISIFCAIAISAQEAIQFQELPFKDIIAKAKKEKKLVFIDAYASWCGPCKMMEKNVFTQKSVSDYYNTNFINARFDMEKGEGRDIASKFGVRSYPTYLFLNGEGELVSRNTGYMEESLFVAMAQDINSPGNKKGSLKDRFAGGEKDPEFLINIMKLNANSDYEFAKKASERYFQNKKKTEELSKDEIGFLLYFVKSSEDINYPVFASRKAEIIKFLPEETYNEFDAQLKLGKIVEQSIDDKNKKINDDYFMKAAEPLVGKEAAVKKLNQTKLSYYEQNSNFPEYEKAALDYYKNSDAFDPNELLRAAWIFADHVKTPSSLKKATEWAEKSVMRSETSENTYILAKLYHLTGNKEMAKNYAEMSKNMAVQGNKDSQLADELLKQIK, from the coding sequence ATGAAGAAGATCATCTCCGGGATATCTATTTTTTGTGCCATCGCTATTTCAGCTCAGGAAGCCATCCAGTTTCAGGAACTGCCATTCAAGGACATTATTGCCAAAGCCAAGAAAGAAAAGAAATTGGTTTTTATTGATGCCTATGCATCATGGTGCGGCCCTTGTAAAATGATGGAAAAAAATGTCTTCACACAGAAGTCCGTGAGTGATTATTACAATACCAACTTCATTAATGCGCGATTTGATATGGAAAAAGGAGAAGGCAGAGATATCGCTTCGAAATTCGGAGTACGCTCATATCCTACTTATCTTTTCCTGAACGGTGAAGGTGAGCTTGTTTCCCGAAATACCGGATATATGGAAGAAAGCCTGTTTGTAGCAATGGCTCAGGATATCAATTCACCGGGAAACAAAAAAGGATCTCTTAAAGACCGCTTTGCCGGCGGGGAAAAAGACCCGGAATTCCTGATCAATATTATGAAGCTTAATGCCAACTCAGATTATGAATTTGCCAAAAAAGCTTCAGAAAGATACTTCCAGAACAAAAAGAAAACCGAAGAATTGTCAAAGGATGAAATTGGATTTCTTCTTTACTTCGTAAAATCATCGGAAGATATCAACTATCCTGTTTTTGCATCCAGAAAAGCAGAGATTATTAAATTCCTTCCTGAAGAAACTTACAATGAATTTGATGCCCAGCTGAAACTGGGAAAAATAGTAGAACAGTCTATTGATGATAAAAATAAAAAAATCAATGATGACTATTTTATGAAAGCTGCCGAACCATTGGTAGGGAAAGAAGCTGCTGTTAAAAAGCTGAATCAGACTAAACTCAGCTATTATGAACAGAACAGTAATTTTCCTGAATACGAGAAAGCGGCTTTAGATTATTATAAAAATTCTGATGCCTTTGATCCGAATGAGCTCCTGAGAGCAGCATGGATATTTGCAGATCATGTGAAAACTCCATCTTCATTAAAGAAGGCTACAGAATGGGCAGAAAAATCTGTTATGAGAAGCGAAACTTCGGAAAACACTTATATTCTTGCCAAGCTTTATCACCTTACCGGAAATAAAGAGATGGCAAAAAACTATGCTGAAATGTCTAAAAATATGGCAGTTCAGGGCAATAAGGATTCTCAACTGGCAGATGAACTATTAAAGCAGATAAAATAA